A genomic segment from Bubalus bubalis isolate 160015118507 breed Murrah chromosome 5, NDDB_SH_1, whole genome shotgun sequence encodes:
- the ATAD3A gene encoding ATPase family AAA domain-containing protein 3A — MSWLFGIKGSKGEGTGPPLPLPPVQPGGEGSGDRGMGDRPGPKDKWSNFDPTGLERAAKAARELEHSRHAKEALSLAQMQEQTLQLEHQAKLKEYEAAVEQLKGDQIRVQAEERRKTLSEETRQHQARAQYQDKLARQRYEDQLKQQQLLNEENLRKQEESVQKQEALRRATVEREMELRHKNEMLRVEAEARARAKAERENADIIREQIRLKAAEHRQTILESIRTAGTLFGEGFRAFVTDWDKVTATVAGLTLLAVGIYSAKNATSVAGRYVEARLGKPSLVRETSRITVLEALRHPIQVSRRLLSKPQDALEGVVLSPSLEARVRDIAIATRNTKKNKSLYRNVLMYGPPGTGKTLFAKKLALHSGMDYAIMTGGDVAPMGRDGVTAMHKVFDWASTSRRGLLLFVDEADAFLRKRATEKISEDLRATLNAFLHRTGQHSSKFMLVLASNQPEQFDWAINDRIDEMVSFELPQREERERLVRMYFDKYVLKPATEGKQRLKLAQFDYGKKCSEIAQLTEGMSGREISQLAVAWQAMAYASEDGVLTEAMMDARVQDAIQQHRQKMQWLKAEGSQPPTLRTQAE, encoded by the exons ATGTCGTGGCTCTTCGGCATCAAGGGTTCCAAGGGCGAAGGCACGGGGCCACCTCTGCCCCTACCGCCCGTACAGCCCGGAGGCGAAGGCAGCGGGGACCGCGGCATGGGGGACCGGCCGGGGCCCAAGGACAAATGGAGCAACTTCGACCCGACGGGCCTGGAGCGCGCGGCCAAGGCGGCGCGAGAGCTGGAGCACTCGC GACACGCCAAGGAGGCGCTGAGTCTGGCTCAGATGCAGGAGCAGACACTTCAGCTGGAGCATCAGGCCAAGCTCAAG GAGTACGAGGCTGCTGTGGAGCAGCTGAAGGGCGATCAGATCCGAGTGCAGGCTGAGGAGCGGAGGAAGACCCTGAGCGAGGAGACGCGGCAGCACCAGGCT AGGGCCCAGTACCAGGACAAGCTGGCCCGGCAGCGCTATGAGGACCAGCTAAAGCAGCAG CAACTTCTCAACGAGGAGAACTTACGGAAGCAAGAGGAATCTGTGCAGAAGCAGGAGGCCCTGCGGCGAG CCACCGTGGAGCGGGAGATGGAGCTGCGGCACAAGAATGAGATGCTGCGGGTGGAGGCCGAGGCGCGCGCCCGGGCCAAGGCTGAGCGCGAGAACGCCGATATCATCCGCGAGCAGATCCGCCTGAAGGCCGCTGAGCACCGCCAGACCATCCTAGAGTCCATCAG GACAGCAGGCACCCTGTTTGGTGAAGGGTTCCGTGCCTTTGTGACAGACTGGGACAAAGTGACAGCCACG GTGGCCGGGCTGACACTGCTGGCCGTTGGGATCTATTCCGCCAAGAACGCCACGTCCGTTGCAGGGCGGTACGTTGAGGCCCGGCTGGGGAAGCCGTCCCTGGTGCGGGAGACGTCTCGCATCACGGTGCTGGAGGCACTGAGGCACCCCATACAG gTCAGCAGGCGCCTCCTCAGTAAACCTCAGGACGCGTTGGAGGGCGTTGTCCTCAGC CCCAGCCTGGAGGCTCGCGTGCGGGACATTGCCATCGCCACAAGGAACACCAAGAAGAACAAAAGTCTGTACCGAAATGTTCTGATGTACGGGCCACCTGGGACCGGCAAAACGCTGTTTGCCAAG AAACTGGCGCTTCACTCCGGTATGGACTACGCCATCATGACGGGCGGGGATGTGGCCCCCATGGGGCGGGACGGCGTGACGGCCATGCACAAGGTCTTCGACTGGGCCAGCACCAGCCGGCGAGG CCTCCTGCTCTTCGTGGACGAAGCGGACGCCTTTCTCAGGAAGCGAGCGACT GAGAAGATCAGTGAGGACCTCAGGGCCACCCTGAACGCCTTCCTGCACCGCACGGGCCAGCACAGCAGCAA GTTCATGCTGGTCCTGGCCAGCAACCAGCCTGAGCAATTCGACTGGGCCATCAACGACCGCATCGACGAGATGGTCAGCTTTGAGCTGCCACAGCGGGAGGAGCGGGAGCGCCTGGTGAGAATGTATTTTGACAAGTATGTTCTTAAACCGGCTACAGAAGGAAAGCA GCGCTTGAAGCTGGCCCAGTTTGACTATGGAAAGAAGTGCTCGGAGATTGCGCAGCTGACGGAGGGCATGTCAGGCCGGGAGATCTCTCAGCTCGCTGTGGCGTGGCAG GCCATGGCATATGCCTCTGAGGACGGGGTCCTCACTGAGGCCATGATGGACGCCCGGGTTCAGGATGCCATCCAGCAACACAGGCAGAAGATGCAGTGGCTGAAAGCAGAGGGGAGCCAGCCGCCAACCCTGCGCACACAAGCTGAGTGA
- the TMEM240 gene encoding transmembrane protein 240: MSMSANTMIFMILGASIVMAIACLMDMNALLDRFHNYILPHLRGEDRVCHCNCGRHHVHYVIPYDGDQSVVDASENYFVTDNVTKQEIDLMLGLLLGFCISWFLVWMDGVLHCAVRAWRAGRRYDGSWTWLPKLCSLRELGRRPHRPFEEAAGNMVHVKQKLYHNGHPSPRHL; the protein is encoded by the exons ATGTCCATGAGCGCGAACACCATGATCTTCATGATTCTGGGGGCGTCGATCGTGATG GCCATCGCGTGCTTGATGGACATGAACGCGCTGCTGGACCGATTCCACAACTACATCCTCCCGCACCTGCGGGGCGAGGACCGCGTCTGCCACTGCAACTGTGGCCG GCACCACGTCCACTACGTGATCCCGTACGACGGGGACCAGTCTGTGGTGGACGCCTCCGAGAATTACTTCGTGACAGACAACGTCACCAAGCAGGAGATCGACCTAATGTTGGGGCTGCTACTCGGCTTCTGCATCAGCTGGTTCCTGGTGTGGATGGACGGCGTCCTGCACTGCGCCGTGCGCGCCTGGAGGGCCGGCCGGCGCTACG ACGGTTCGTGGACCTGGCTGCCCAAGCTGTGCAGCCTGCGGGAGCTGGGCCGGCGGCCGCACAGGCCGTTCGAGGAGGCGGCCGGGAACATGGTGCACGTGAAGCAGAAACTCTACCACAACGGCCACCCGAGCCCGCGGCACCTCTGA